Below is a window of Malus domestica chromosome 13, GDT2T_hap1 DNA.
AAATGCCAGGTCTAAATCAACCGATATGAAACAAACTCATTTGGGCATAAGCCAATAGCCAGTTGTACAATCAACTCACTCTCACAAAGATATTATACTAAATATGCATCAGTTTCAAACAAAAAAGCTGGCTTCCACTGTATGACCAACTTTTTTGAAGAAGAATTCCAGAGCGAAAAGAAACACAACCTAATTTAACATTACACATGTTGAACCAAATACACAACTGCTCTCCACTATGCTCGACCACCTCGTTTAATGCTTTCTGTCGTGCCTCGTGCTCTTCTTCCGGCTCCTCCTATCATCAGAATCAGATTCGGAAGCTGACTCAGAATCAGTTGATTCAGATGATGAGCTGTACCTTCTTCTACGCCTTGCCAtcttttgcttcttcttcttccttcggtgcctcctctcCTCCTCTGAGTCAGTAGATGAGCTGTAATCTGAGCTACTCTCCTCCGAAGAATATTCAGATCCTGTAACTGATGATGCACCACTATCAGTCTCAAAAACTGAAGCCTCGCTATCACTTCCGGAATCAGAGGCTGAGCGATGCTTCCTCTTGCTTTTCTTTGACtgcttttcttccttctcttccttAATTTCTGGACTGTCCAAATCATATGATATTTCAACCTTCATCTTCAGTTTAGGATTTTTGAGTTGCTGGGTCCTAGACGGTCTCGAGATGTAAACGCGTTCATTCTTGCATTCATATGTCCAATGCCCGGG
It encodes the following:
- the LOC103452785 gene encoding uncharacterized protein; amino-acid sequence: MSSKKEEKAQAAAERIKAAALSAAKGLSRAQAERAAAAAARNVNAYGQKEEGPSRWQEKREAKRQMYLMSTEKAVRLGERKDLKSNVSTVGGAASQCQKCYQPGHWTYECKNERVYISRPSRTQQLKNPKLKMKVEISYDLDSPEIKEEKEEKQSKKSKRKHRSASDSGSDSEASVFETDSGASSVTGSEYSSEESSSDYSSSTDSEEERRHRRKKKKQKMARRRRRYSSSSESTDSESASESDSDDRRSRKKSTRHDRKH